A single genomic interval of Lathyrus oleraceus cultivar Zhongwan6 chromosome 7, CAAS_Psat_ZW6_1.0, whole genome shotgun sequence harbors:
- the LOC127107543 gene encoding uncharacterized protein LOC127107543: MALSVSRAMSKGIVMTVPVLILTVSAAAVFLFFLLSSLSSCSCPSQPSSTPVNNAENSAVGLSESSSGNGLLATRKEDVQWVKDQIQANGLHMQENVLRKGINPRTRVQQLEDLRQFKGISHYEGPDSNNHTAFPCPGELLVEQHHSNYGEPWAGGRDVFEFLAQTIHLRPDSQVLEIGCGTLRVGLHFIRYLNPEHFHCLERDELSLMAAFRYELPAQGLLHKRPLIVKGEDMDFSKFGSDVTYDLIYASAVFLHMPDKLVWVGMERLASKLKPFDGRIFVSHNIKFCSRMGGDECTKRLMSLGLEYLGKHTHDSLLFNHYEIWFEFRRSKI; the protein is encoded by the exons ATGGCACTTTCGGTTTCTCGGGCTATGTCGAAGGGCATAGTGATGACAGTGCCTGTTTTGATTCTCACTGTTTCGGCGGCCGCTGTTTTTCTGTTCTTCTTGTTGTCCTCTCTCTCTTCTTGCTCATGCCCTTCACAACCTTCATCCACCCCTGTCAACAATGCAGAGAACTCTGCTGTTGGTTTGTCCGAGTCTAGTAGTGGTAATGGTTTGTTAGCAACAAGGAAGGAGGATGTTCAGTGGGTGAAAGATCAAATACAAGCAAATGGACTTCATATGCAAGAAAATGTGCTGCGCAAGGGTATTAATCCTCGCACTAGGGTTCAACAACTCGAGGATCTTAGACA ATTTAAGGGCATATCACACTATGAGGGACCTGACTCAAACAACCACACAGCCTTTCCATGCCCCGGGGAACTTCTAGTTGAACAGCACCATAGTAACTATGGTGAACCATGGGCAGGTGGAAGGGATGTGTTCGAGTTTCTTGCTCAAACCATTCATCTCAGACCAGACTCACAGGTGCTGGAGATAGGCTGTGGCACACTTCGAGTTGGCTTGCATTTCATTCGATATCTAAATCCCGAACACTTTCATTGTCTTGAAAGGGACGAGCTCTCTCTGATGGCTGCATTTAGGTACGAGCTTCCGGCACAAGGCCTCTTACACAAACGACCGTTGATAGTTAAGGGAGAAGACATGGATTTCAGTAAGTTCGGTTCCGACGTAACGTATGATTTGATTTACGCTAGTGCTGTGTTTCTTCATATGCCTGATAAACTCGTATGGGTTGGAATGGAAAGATTAGCATCTAAGTTGAAACCCTTCGATGGACGAATCTTTGTATCACATAATATAAAGTTCTGTTCAAGAATGGGAGGAGATGAATGCACAAAGAGGCTTATGAGTTTAGGACTCGAGTATCTTGGGAAGCATACACATGACAGTCTTCTATTTAATCACTATGAGATATGGTTTGAATTTAGACGTTCGAAAATTTAA
- the LOC127107541 gene encoding ycf20-like protein produces MLSNRMTSAKVISISSFDYISSRVSEVGLAAFFYKTAFGQKRCGFSYSFAQPCLIVGFKKMSWSVRSSVNDSSFSPSNGTNGRTRIIRVIQEFQTKLGSKVEKVKKNLPVKLLFFLVGFYCATAFSTVIGQTGDWDILSAGLAVVVVEGIGALMYSSSLPLVIKRLISVFNYWKAGLTLGLFLDSFKY; encoded by the exons ATGTTATCCAATCGTATGACAAGTGCGAAAGTTATATCCATATCCTCATTTGATTATATAAGTTCAAGAGTTTCTGAAGTCGGTCTCGCTGCGTTCTTTTACAAAACTGCATTCGGCCAGAAGCGGTGCGGCTTCTCCTATAGTTTTGCTCAACCGTGTTTAATCGTCGGTTTCAA GAAGATGAGTTGGTCGGTCAGAAGCAGCGTAAACGACAGCAGTTTTAGTCCGTCGAATGGAACTAACGGAAGGACGCGTATAATCAGAGTGATTCAAGAGTTTCAAACTAAATTAGGTTCTAAAGTTGAGAAGGTAAAGAAAAATCTTCCAGTGAAACTTCTTTTCTTTTTGGTTGGGTTTTATTGCGCAACCGCGTTTTCCACGGTTATTGGACAAACGGGGGATTGGGATATTCTATCGGCTGGCTTAGCTGTTGTTGTTGTGGAAGGGATTGGTGCTCTCATGTATAGCTCTTCTCTTCCTTTAGTTATCAAAAGGTTGATCTCAGTGTTTAATTATTGGAAAGCTGGCCTTACGTTGGGACTTTTCTTGGACTCGTTCAAATATTAA
- the LOC127107540 gene encoding uncharacterized protein LOC127107540, which translates to MSSIQCINFPFQTQTRNTNSCLTLTIYNMPSSSSLPLRNCNQFPFFHFLPTTTTFNNNHFSPLITKSQSMSSSFSSSSSSNNSTKQQQQQQPQISNIEQQEQQHKLSHVIKYHNQTKHNFNNYARGPHGLDWANQPNPFRRYLSSPLLSLLHFTPQQEQQSPLYSSLFNSLPSPKPISKSTISQFLYDSLALSAWKTTSFSTWSLRVNPSSGNLHPTEAYIIAPSIESLSDTPFVAHYAPKEHSLELRAQIPSGFFSKFFPPNSFLVGFSSIFWRESWKYGERGFRYCNHDVGHAIGAVSMAAASLGWDVKLLDSLGFEELKFLMGVHVFPEFETPSRAVKGKIPEIEFEHPDCVMLVFPSGVSGFDLDYKELSNAMLEFSKLEWKGKPNSLSKEHVCWDIIYKTSEVVKKSLTLGDRFLVDPFQRSGICSETESESVYKGLTVREVVRKRRSAVDMDGVTGMERETFYQILSHCLPSGSQAGKKQGKQLSLPFRAFPWDAEVHAALFVHRVVGLPQGLYFLVRNEDHFAELKKAMNPDFVWTKPEGCPDELPLYELFRSDCRRLAKQLSCHQDIASDGCFSLGMLARMEPSLRENNVSMYPRLFWETGVLGQVLYLEAHAVGISATGIGCFFDDPVHQLLGLKGSTFQSLYHFTVGSPVEDKRIMSLPAYPGPEDVA; encoded by the exons ATGAGTTCAATTCAATGCATCAATTTCCCATTCCAAACTCAAACAAGAAACACAAACTCTTGTCTAACTCTAACCATTTATAACATGCCATCATCTTCTTCTCTCCCTCTCCGCAATTGCAACCAATTTCCATTCTTCCATTTCCTCCCAACAACAACAACTTTCAACAACAATCACTTTTCTCCTTTAATAACCAAATCCCAATCCATGTCATCATCTTtctcttcctcttcttcatccaaCAATTCCaccaaacaacaacaacaacaacaacctcaaaTCTCAAACATtgaacaacaagaacaacaacacaAACTCTCCCATGTCATCAAATACCACAACCAAACCAAACACAATTTCAACAACTATGCAAGAGGACCACATGGCCTTGATTGGGCCAACCAGCCAAATCCATTTCGTAGGTATCTCTCttcccctcttctttctcttcTCCATTTTACCCCTCAACAAGAACAACAATCACCCCTTTACTCTTCTCTCTTCAATTCTCTTCCATCTCCAAAACCCATTTCCAAATCCACTATTTCTCAGTTCCTCTATGATTCTCTCGCCCTCTCAGCTTGGAAAACTACAAGCTTTTCAACTTGGTCTCTAAGAGTAAACCCTAGCAGTGGTAATTTACATCCAACTGAAGCATATATCATTGCACCTTCCATTGAATCACTCTCTGATACACCTTTTGTTGCTCATTATGCTCCAAAGGAACATTCTTTGGAACTTAGAGCTCAAATCCCATCTGGTTTTTTTTCTAAATTTTTTCCACCCAATTCTTTTCTTGTTGGGTTTTCCTCCATTTTCTGGCGCGAGTCTTGGAAGTATGGTGAACGTGGCTTTAGATACTGTAACCATGATGTTGGCCATGCTATTGGTGCTGTTTCAATGGCTGCTGCTAGTCTTGGTTGGGATGTGAAGCTTTTGGATTCATTAGGGTTTGAAGAGTTGAAGTTTCTTATGGGAGTTCATGTTTTTCCTGAATTTGAAACACCTTCGCGTGCTGTTAAAGGTAAGATTCCTGAGATTGAGTTTGAACATCCTGATTGTGTGATGCTTGTTTTTCCAAGTGGGGTTAGTGGTTTTGATTTGGATTATAAAGAATTGAGTAATGCTATGTTGGAGTTTTCTAAGTTGGAGTGGAAAGGGAAACCTAATTCCCTTAGTAAAGAACATGTTTGTTGGGATATTATTTATAAAACTTCTGAAGTTGTTAAAAAGAGTTTAACTTTAGGAGATAGGTTTTTGGTAGATCCATTTCAAAGGAGTGGAATTTGTAGTGAAACTGAAAGTGAAAGTGTTTACAAGGGTTTGACTGTGAGGGAAGTTGTTAGGAAGCGTAGAAGTGCGGTTGATATGGATGGAGTTACTGGAATGGAGAGGGAAACATTTTATCAGATTTTGTCACATTGTCTTCCTTCTGGTTCACAAGCTGGAAAGAAGCAGGGGAAACAACTCTCTTTGCCGTTCCGAGCGTTTCCTTGGGATGCTGAGGTTCATGCTGCATTGTTTGTTCATAGAGTGGTGGGGTTACCTCAGGGATTGTATTTCCTTGTGAGGAATGAAGATCATTTTGCTGAGTTGAAGAAAGCTATGAATCCTGACTTTGTCTGGACCAAACCGGAGGGTTGTCCTGATGAGCTTCCTCTATATGAACTCTTTAGATCAGATTGTCGACGGCTTGCTAAGCAGCTTTCGTGCCATCAG GACATTGCAAGTGACGGTTGTTTTAGCCTTGGTATGTTGGCCCGTATGGAACCTAGTTTGCGTGAGAATAACGTTTCGATGTATCCACGCTTATTTTGGGAAACTGGAGTTCTCGGACAGGTGTTGTACCTTGAAGCTCATGCAGTTGGAATCTCAGCGACTGGAATTGGCTGCTTCTTTGACGACCCTG TGCATCAGTTACTTGGGTTAAAAGGGTCAACCTTCCAAAGCCTATATCATTTTACGGTCGGAAGTCCTGTCGAGGATAAGCGTATAATGAGCTTACCAGCCTATCCAGGGCCCGAAGATGTTGCGTGA